The DNA window CCAAATGGGTTCCGACGCGCCATTCTCTCACGGATGACCGCGCGGCGCGACGAGGGCGGTGATGTCGGCTTGCATCGGAAGTCGCGTCGCCGGAAGATACCGGCGTGCGCCCGACCCGTAGACCGTCCGCGGATCGCCCACGTCTAGGCAGTCCATGACTCGCAGCTTGGTGCGCAACGCCGGCGTCCTCGCCTTCTTCACCGGCATCAGCCGCATTCTCGGACTCGTGCGCGACCAGGTGTTCCTCGCCCTGTTCGGCGCAGGCAACTCGGTGCTGAACGACGCCTACCTGGCGGCGTTCCGCATCCCGAACCTGTTCCGCGACCTGTTCGCTGAGGGCGCGATGAGCGCCGCCTTCGTCACGACATTCTCCGCCACGCGCGAGAATGACGGCGACGAAAAGGCATGGGCGCTTGGGAACCGCGTCATCGCCGGCGTCGCAGTGTTCGTCGGCGGGCTGGTCGTGCTTGGCATGATCGGAGCTTCGGTCTTGGTCGGACTGATCGCGCCGGGCTTCGGCGACATCCCCGGCAAGGCGGAGCTCACGACGCAGTTGACGCGCATTCTCTGGCCCTTCCTCCTCCTGGTCGCTCTTGCCGCGGTGTGGATGGGCATGCTGAACGCCCATGACCGGTTTGCCGTGCCCGCGAGCGCCTCGACGATGTTCAACGTGGGCTCTCTCGCCATCGGCGTGCCGGTCGCGTATCTGATGGACCCGTCATGGGGTCCCAAGGCGATGGTCGGTATGACGCTGGGCACGCTGGCGGGCGGCGCGCTCCAATGGCTGGTGCAAGTGCCCGCCCTGCGCCGCGAAGGTTTTCGGACGCGCCCGAAGCTCGACCTGCGCGATGAGGGCTTCCGGAAGGTGGTTGCGCTGATGGCTCCAGCCGTCGTCGGAACCGCAGCCGTCCAGATCAATGTGACGGTGAACACGGTGTTCGCGACGATGATCGCCGGCAACGGGCCCGTATCGTGGCTGAGCGCCGCGTTCCGGCTGATGCAGTTCCCCATCGGCGTGTTCGGCGTGGCGGTCGGTACGGCGATGCTGCCGGCTCTGTCGCGGTCCGCGATTCGGTCCGACATGGTCGAGTATCGCGCCACGCTCGCCCGGTCGCTGCGCCTGGTCGCCATGCTGTGCCTGCCAAGCGCCTGCGGATTGGCGATCTTGGCGGAACCGTTGATCGGTGCGCTGTATCAGCACGGGCGGTTCCTCCAGTCGGACACGATCCAGACGGCATGGGCCCTGCGCTACTACGCGATCGGGCTGACCGGCTACGCGGCGATCAAGGTGCTAGCTCCCGCCTCCTATGCCCTGGGCGATGCCCGAACGCCTGCGTTGGTCAGTGTGGCGTCCATCGCCGTCAATCTCTTCACGAACTGGCTGTTCACGATGCGGCTTGGCTGGGGACATCGCGGCTTGGCTCTTGCCGTGTCGGTCGTCGCATTGGTGAACAGCACCGCTCTTCTGGTGGCGATCTCGCAACGCATCGGCGCGCCTTCGCGCAGGTCGATCATCGAGCTGTCGAAGGTAGGTCTCGCGACGCTCGCCATGGCGGCTGTGTGTTGGCTCGCGTCGGTGTGGCTGGGTGCGACGCTCGGGGCGTCGTTCGCCGCCCGGTCGACGACCGTCATGGCGTGCGTCGCGCTGTCGATTGTCGTCTACTGGGCTGCTGCGCAACTGCTGCGCATCCAGGAGACCGCCGACGTCGTGGCAATGCTCCGGCGTCGTCTCCGTCGCCACGCGTAGAGAGTGGTTGGTTCACGTGGAGGACCTCATGGCAGCGATTCCCGTCTTTCCGGGCGCGCGCATCCGGCAGTCGGCGCGACTCGAACCACACACGTATCGCGTCGCAGACCCCGGCGGCGGAGCCCTGGTCGTCGAGGGGGACGACATCACGCTGGACTTCGGCGGCGCGACGTTGTCCGGCGCTCCTGAGCGGGCTGCTCCCGACACGTTCGCGGGGATCGGACTCGTGTCCTACGGCAACTCGCGGCTGACGATCCGCAACGCTCGGATCCGTGGGTTCAAGACGGCGATTCACGTCCAGGGAGGCGCAGACATCGTCATCGAGAACTGCGACCTCAGCGACAACTACGCGGCGCACCTGGGCAGCACGCCGGAGAGGGAAGACCCCGCCGACTGGATGTGGCCCCACCACAACGACCAGAACGAGTGGATGACGAACTACGGCGCGAGCCTCTATGTCGAGGAATGCACACGGGTCGAGGTCCGTCGGAACCGAGGACGCCGCAGTCAGAACGGCATCCTGCTCGACGAGATCAGCGAGGCGAACGTCTACGACAACGACTTCTCGTTCCAGTCTGGCTGGGGTCTCGCCATGTGGCGCTCGTGCCGCAACACGATCTCGCGCAATCGGTTCGATTGGTGTGTGCGCGGGTACAGCCACGGCGTCTACTGGCGTGGGCAAGACTCCGCCGGCATCCTCGTGTTCGAGCAATGCTCGGACAACGTGTTCGCGCTCAACAGCGCCACGCATGGCGGCGACGGCTTCTTCCTGTACGCGGGGAATCAGACGCTCCGGGAGACCGGCGAGGGCGGGTGCAACCGGAATCTGCTCTACGGCAACGACTTCTCGCACGCCGTGGCGAACGGCATCGAGGCGACGTTCAGCGACTCCAATCGATTCATCGCCAACATCCTGAACGACTGCCAGCACGGCATCTGGGGAGGGTACTCGTACCGGACTACCATCGCCAGGAACACGGTTCGCGACTGCGCGGGCGTGGGTATCGCCATCGAGCACGGCAGCGACAACACGATCGAGGACAATGACTTCGGGGGGAACCCGGTCGCGATCCGCCTTTGGTGGAACGACAACCCGGACCTGATGGGCGGCGTCTACGGGAGCAAGCAGAACACCGACTCAGAGCGCAATCTCATCGCGCGCAATCGGTTCCTGCGCGATCGCGTGGCGATCCATTTGATCGACACACAGACGACGCGGATCGAGGCGAACCGGATCGTCGGATGCCTTGAGGACGTGCGTTTGGAGGGAGATTGCCGGGGAAGCGAGTCGTCTGCAAACGCGCAGACGAATGCGGTCTGGGCTGCGGGCGACTCAGAACGGGGAGAGCTCGCACCGATGCCGCCGGTTCCGGGAACGCAGGATGCGTTCCTGCCCGCGGACATGCCGAGAGGCAGGCAGCACATCGTGATCGGCGAGTGGGGACCCGTCGAGCCGGTGCGCCAGTCGGATGCGGACGTATGAGCGTCGGATCGCTTCGGACACTGCCTACCCGATCCCGACGCCGAGGTGTGCCGCTATACGACGGCGACCTCGGCGTCGAACATGTGCTTGCTCGGACCCTTGGCGCGCGCCTGCGCGAACGCGTCGGTGATGCGCGCAAGGTTGTCGATGAAGGCTTCCCACCGGCAGTCCGCCTGGCTTGCCTGAGCTTCCGCCAGAAGCAGTGCCATAGTGAAGTAGTCCGTCGACTGCGGATCGGGTGCGGCTGCGATGCACCTCGGTTTCACCGTAAAGCTCCGTGTTCCTTTGCTGAGTTCCCTGGACGCGGTTGTCAGGTCGCCGTTGCACGCCTGAACCGATCTTTGCGCGTCGTCGCCCAGTTGGAGGCAATCCGCGTGCCAACTGCGCGCCGTGGTCCGACTCGGGCGCTTACGGCACGATTCCCGACCAGCAGCGGCGCGCCTGTGAGCGGCATCGTGACTGTCCGCGCCTTGAGCGATTCCTGAGACGTACTGGTGCACTGCGTCTGTCAAGTGTCGGAATTTGGTCACATTGTGTCTCTCTGACCACACGAGACACCCGTGCTCGTGCAGCGATCCCCCGCGCTCCGCGCATCGACGGCGAGGAGCGATCCGCGTCTCGCGCCGAGAAGCCGCGCCGTGCCTTGATCGTGTCCGTTTCCGTGTGGTATCCTTGCCCTGTTCGTGCGTCCGCGGCAGTGCGCCGCGCGAGTCGACACGAGCGCATCCGCATCCCAGCTCCTCAGGAGCTGAAGAAGGGCCCTCTCAGTGAGGGTCCTGATCGGTAGGAGAACGACTTGCCAGAACTCACGATGAAGGCGCTGCTCGAATCCGGGGTTCATTTCGGTCACCGGACCCAGCGTTGGAACCCCAAGATGGCTCCCTACATCTTCGGAGAGCGAGGGGGCATCTACATTCTCGATCTGCAGAAGTCCATGCGCATGATGCGCGCCGCGTGCGGGTTCCTCAGAGAGACTGCGGCAGCGGGAGGTCGCATTCTGTTCGTCGGGACGAAGAAGCAGGCGAGCGACATCGTCGAAGAGGAAGCGGCGCGTTGCGGTCAGTACTACGTCAACAAGCGATGGTTGGGCGGCATGTTGACGAACTGGCAGACGATCACCAAGAGCATCGCCCGTTTGGCACAGTTGGACGAGATGGACGAGAAGAAGGTCTTCGACGAGCTACCCAAGAAGGAAGTCCTGACTCTCCGTCGCGAGCAGGCGAAGCTCGTCAAGAACCTCGCCGGTATCAAGGCTATGGGACGGCTGCCCTCCGCGGTCGTGGTCGTTGACACGCGCGTAGAGCGCATCGCCGTGGCAGAGGCGAACAAGCTGGGCATCCCCGTCGTCGCCGTGGTGGACACGAACTGCGATCCGGATGTCGTCGACTACCCCGTCCCGGGCAACGACGACGCAATTCGCTCGATTCGCCTGATGGTCGCCCTCATGGCGGACGCTGCCCTCGAGGGTCGCGCGTACCGGTCCGAAGGCGCGCTGGAAGAAGCCGCGCCGAGCTCTGAGGACCAGAAGCCCCAGCCTGACGAGCCGTCCGATAGCGGCTCCGCAGACGCGGAAGCCGACGACGGCGAACCCGAACAGGCGTAGAGCGACCCGGGCGACGGCAAGTCGGACGAACGACGAAGGGACAGAGCGAGCATGGAAATCACGGCAGCGATGGTCAAGGAGCTCAGGGAGGCGACGGGCGCCGGCATCATGGACTGCAAAGTGGCGCTCACTGACTCCAATGGCGACATGGCGCGCGCCAAAGAACTGCTGCGCGAGAAGGGCATGAAGACCTTCGAGAAGAAGCAGTCGCGCAGCGCCAGCGAAGGCGTGGTCGGTTCATACATCCACGCTGGAGGCAAGATCGGCGTTCTCGTGGAGGTGAACTGCGAGACGGACTTCGTCGCGCGGACGGAGGCGTTCCAGACGTTCGTCAAGGAAGTCGCGATGCAGGTCGCCGCGACGAACCCATCGTACATCTCGCGGGAGGACGTTCCAGAGGACGTGCTGGAGACGGAACGGCGGATTCTGCGCGTTCAAGCGCAGGAGGAGCGGAAGCCCGAGAACGTCATCGAGAAGATCATAGAGGGCAGGCTTCGGAAGTTCTATGAAGCCAACTGCCTGCTCGAGCAGGCATACATCCGCGACGAAGACAAGAACATCGAGGCTCTGCTGAAGGAGCTCGTCGCCAAGGTTGGCGAGAACATCGTGATCCGTCGGTTCGCACGCTTCCATGTCGGTCAGAGCGGTTCGTAGGAACGCTTGGTCAGCGCACGACAGGAGGGCACGATGCCGACACAAGCCCGCAAGGACGCCGAAACGCGGATGAAG is part of the Candidatus Poribacteria bacterium genome and encodes:
- the murJ gene encoding murein biosynthesis integral membrane protein MurJ — its product is MTRSLVRNAGVLAFFTGISRILGLVRDQVFLALFGAGNSVLNDAYLAAFRIPNLFRDLFAEGAMSAAFVTTFSATRENDGDEKAWALGNRVIAGVAVFVGGLVVLGMIGASVLVGLIAPGFGDIPGKAELTTQLTRILWPFLLLVALAAVWMGMLNAHDRFAVPASASTMFNVGSLAIGVPVAYLMDPSWGPKAMVGMTLGTLAGGALQWLVQVPALRREGFRTRPKLDLRDEGFRKVVALMAPAVVGTAAVQINVTVNTVFATMIAGNGPVSWLSAAFRLMQFPIGVFGVAVGTAMLPALSRSAIRSDMVEYRATLARSLRLVAMLCLPSACGLAILAEPLIGALYQHGRFLQSDTIQTAWALRYYAIGLTGYAAIKVLAPASYALGDARTPALVSVASIAVNLFTNWLFTMRLGWGHRGLALAVSVVALVNSTALLVAISQRIGAPSRRSIIELSKVGLATLAMAAVCWLASVWLGATLGASFAARSTTVMACVALSIVVYWAAAQLLRIQETADVVAMLRRRLRRHA
- the rpsB gene encoding 30S ribosomal protein S2, with the protein product MPELTMKALLESGVHFGHRTQRWNPKMAPYIFGERGGIYILDLQKSMRMMRAACGFLRETAAAGGRILFVGTKKQASDIVEEEAARCGQYYVNKRWLGGMLTNWQTITKSIARLAQLDEMDEKKVFDELPKKEVLTLRREQAKLVKNLAGIKAMGRLPSAVVVVDTRVERIAVAEANKLGIPVVAVVDTNCDPDVVDYPVPGNDDAIRSIRLMVALMADAALEGRAYRSEGALEEAAPSSEDQKPQPDEPSDSGSADAEADDGEPEQA
- the tsf gene encoding translation elongation factor Ts translates to MEITAAMVKELREATGAGIMDCKVALTDSNGDMARAKELLREKGMKTFEKKQSRSASEGVVGSYIHAGGKIGVLVEVNCETDFVARTEAFQTFVKEVAMQVAATNPSYISREDVPEDVLETERRILRVQAQEERKPENVIEKIIEGRLRKFYEANCLLEQAYIRDEDKNIEALLKELVAKVGENIVIRRFARFHVGQSGS